The following coding sequences are from one Panicum hallii strain FIL2 chromosome 5, PHallii_v3.1, whole genome shotgun sequence window:
- the LOC112894996 gene encoding uncharacterized protein LOC112894996: MGVFGGTPPPTCPSSRHCAEWARTYLKYCLCSQKDSAALALGLISVISWGVAEVPQIITNYRQKSTEGLSIAFLMTWIVGDLFNLVGCFLEPATLPTQFYMALLYTITTVILTGQTIYYSHIYHHLKAKKSRATSKPQKHQRGDTSLLEKLLGAKDGGVSRNNNQSNATIPIPSSPIPVNTKFAEQYHTPSSPTSDYYYMSARSLSRSPVPTAGTWLGNSRQSSKTPPQTNGQSEPLIGEITTAQSASPTRTKNTLSVVPWLGLLFSMCLLHLLVGSTHREVPSGTVIPVGRRLLLFNDDQGHSSLSHGNGSEIGIFLGWAMAIIYMGGRLPQIFLNMQRGHVEGLNPLMFTFALLGNSTYVGSILVNSLEWSKLRPNLPWLVDAGGCVLLDFFIILQFLYFHYQKQNEPSDEHEHNADKA, translated from the exons ATGGGTGTCTTCGGTGGAACACCTCCTCCAACCTGCCCCTCGTCGCGGCACTGCGCAGAATGGGCCCGAACCTACCTGAAGTATTGCTTGTGCAGCCAGAAGGACAGTGCTGCCCTGGCACTTGGGCTGATCAGTGTCATAAGCTGGGGCGTCGCCGAGGTGCCACAGATAATAACAAATTACAGACAGAAGTCAACTGAAGGGCTTTCTATCGCTTTTCTAATGACCTGGATAGTTGG GGATTTGTTTAACCTTGTCGGCTGCTTCCTGGAACCTGCTACT CTGCCGACCCAGTTTTACATGGCATTG CTGTATACAATAACTACTGTGATCCTAACTGGACAGACAATATACTATAGCCACATCTACCACCATCTTAAAGCGAAGAAATCCAGGGCAACCAGCAAG CCTCAGAAGCATCAGCGAGGGGATACTTCATTACTTGAGAAGCTTTTGGGTGCCAAGGATGGTGGGGTATCCAGAAACAACAACCAGTCAAATGCTACAATTCCTATTCCAAGCTCACCTATTCCTGTTAATACGAAATTTGCCGAACAATACCATACTCCAAGCAGCCCCACCTCAGACTACTACTATAT GTCAGCTAGATCTTTATCAAGGAGTCCAGTGCCAACTGCTGGTACATGGTTGGGCAATAGTCGTCAGTCATCAAAGACGCCTCCACAAACGAATGGCCAAAGCGAACCTTTAATTGGTGAGATCACTACAGCACAATCTGCATCACCTACTAGAACGAAAAATACCCTCTCAGTG GTACCGTGGCTGGGTCTTCTGTTCAGCATGTGTCTCTTGCACCTTTTAGTTGGAAGCACACATAGGGAAGTGCCAAGTGGAACTGTCATACCAGTGGGACGAAGGCTTTTACTGTTTAAT GATGATCAAGGACATTCATCTCTCAGCCATGGCAATGGAAGTGAAATTGGAATCTTTCTTGGTTGGGCAATGGCAATAATCTATATGGGTGGACGGCTGCCCCAGATTTTCTTAAAT ATGCAAAGAGGCCATGTTGAG GGGCTCAATCCATTAATGTTTACCTTTGCTTTATTGGGGAATTCGACATATGTAGGAAG TATACTTGTAAATAGCCTGGAATGGTCAAAACTTAGACCAAATCTGCCTTGGCTTGTAGATGCTGGAGGATGTGTTTTACTGGATTTTTTT ATTATTCTTCAGTTCCTTTATTTTCATTACCAGAAGCAAAATGAGCCTTCAGATGAGCACGAACACAATGCAGATAAAGCTTAG